The window CGCGGGACGCGCGTTCCTCGACAAGAAGCCGGTTCATGTACACGACCTGCTATCCGCTGAAGGCGATCAATTCCCAAAAGCAAAGGAGATGTCGCGTCTCGAGGGAGGCCATCGCACGGTTTTAAGCGTACCGCTGCTGCGAGAGGGTGAGAGCATTGGAGCGATTGTGCTTCGGCGTATCGAAGTGCATCCCTTCAGTGACAAGCAGATTGGCTTGCTGCAGACTTTCGCCGATCAGGCCGTGATCGCCATCGGCAACGTTCACCTGTTCGAGGAGGTGCAGGCCCGGACCGAAGACTTGCGCGAATCGCTGGAGTTCCAGACCGCGACATCCGATGTGCTGAAAGTCATCTCGAGTTCGCCGGATTCGCTGCAACCGGTGCTCGACGTGATCGTCGGTACAGCCCGGCATTTGTGCGGCACCGAAACCTCGACCATTTTCCTGCTCAAAGACGGACGGTTCCACATCGCGGCGGCCTCGGGCGCGATGCCGGAATATCTGGAGTTTTTGCGAAACAATCCGATCGCGCTCGATCAAGCTGGCTCGTCGACCTCACGGGCGGCGCGCGAGAAGCGCACGGTGCATATTCCTGATATCGGCGCCGACCCCGAATTCGGTCAGGGTCCGATGGCGGTGGGGCAGCGCCGCGCGCTGCTCTCGGTTCCCTTGATGCGCGAAGGCACCGCGATCGGCGTGATTACCATGCGCCAATCCCACCTGACACCTTTTACCGAGCGACAAATCGAGGTTGTGCAGACCTTCGCCGACCAAGCCGTCATTGCCATCTCGAACGTGCGGCTTTTCGAGGAGGTGCAGGCGCGCACCCGGGAATTGTCAAAATCGCTCGACGACTTGCGCGCCGCGCAGGACCGCCTGATCCAGACCGAGAAGCTCGCCTCGCTCGGTCAGCTCACCGCCGGCATCGCGCATGAGATCAAGAACCCCCTGAATTTCGTCAACAATTTTGCCGCGCTCTCGGCGGAATTGACCGACGAATTGAACGAGGTGCTGGCACCCGCAGCGCTCGACGGCAAGACCCGCGAGGAAGTCGGCGACATCACCCGCACGCTGAAGGACAATCTTTCAAAAGTGGTTCAGCACGGCAAGCGCGCCGATTCCATCGTCAAGAACATGCTGCTGCATTCGCGCGAAGGTTCCGGCGAACATCGCCCCTCCGACATCAATGCGCTATTGGATGAGAGCCTCAATCTCGCCTATCATGGCGCCCGCGCCGAAAGGCGTGAATTCAATGTGACCCTGCAGCGCGACTTCGACGCGACGGCGGGTAGTGTCGAAGTGTTTCCACAGGAGATCACCCGCGTGCTCCTGAATCTGATCGCGAACGGATTCTACGCCGTCACCAAACGCAAGGCGGAGCATGGCGGCTCGGGCTTTGATCCGGTCGTCCGGGCAACCACCAAAAATCTCGGCGATGCCGTCGAAATCCGCATTCGCGACAATGGCACGGGAATTCCGGCCGAGGTGAAGGAAAAGATGTTCAATCCGTTCTTCACGACCAAGCCGGCCGGCGAAGGGACCGGGCTTGGGCTGTCGATGAGCCACGACATCATTGTGAAACAACACGGTGGCACGATCGAGGTTGATACCGAACCTGGTGAATTTACCGAGTTCAAGATCATATTGCCGCGAACCAGCAATCTTTCAAATAAAACCAGAGGTTAGACGTGAGTGTTTTAGTTCTTGTTGTAGATGATGAACCAGATGTAGAGGCGCTGTTCCGCCAGCAATTCCGCCGCGATTTGCGCGCCCAGCGCTTCGTGATGGATTTTGCGATGTCGGCGGCGGACGCGCTGGCGCGCATCGCCAACACGATTGAGCAAACCCTGATCCTGATCCTCTCCGACATCAACATGCCCGGCATGACCGGCCTTGAGATGCTGCCCAAGGTCAAGGAGATACGGCCCGACGTTCCCGTCATCATGATCACCGCCTATGGCGACCCCGATACCAAGCGCAAGGCGATCGAAGGCGGCGCTATCGGGCTTCTGACCAAGCCGATCGATTTTACCCTGTTGCGCGAAGAGATCGACACCCGGCTGGAACGGGCGAACTGAGGCGGGGCCTCGTGGTTCGAGACGCGCGGCCCAGCCGCGCTCCTCACCATGAGGGTCTAAGACCTCATCCTGAGAGGCTGTGCAAATATCTCCGACCTCATCCTGAGGAGCGCGCACTTGCGCGCGTCTCGAAGGATGAAGCCACGGAGCTCTAACCTCACGGTTTGAAAAACGCGGGATCGTTCAGCGCCTTGATCATGACGTCGACCATGTCGGCGGCGCCGTGGTCCTCGCGCTCCTCCAGAAGCTCCCACAACTTGCGCAGGTTGGCGCGCATCGGCGCCTTCAGCGACGGATCGCGTTCGATCAGGGTCCGCGCGATGCAGAAGGCGATGCCTTCGCAGCCCATCCGTATCTGCTCGATCGAGGGTTTGCTCATGGCCGGCTCCTTGCCGATTCGATGGTGATTTGCTGGCGCCGCTGTTAGATCAAATCGCGGCCCAAGCATAGCCAAGGGGCGCGCCGGCGACGCCAAAAGCGCGTCCTACTCCGCCATCTCCACCGGCTTGGCCGGGCCGGCCAGCGGCTTTTCCTCCATCACCACCATGCAAAGCGCTGCGGCGGCGAGCATGGCGGTGGCGGCCGCGAACACATAGCGGAATGCCGCGATCATGTCGGCAGGGGCGATCGAGTTCACCGGTCCCCGATGCTCTCCGGAGAGCGAAATGTCCGCGCCCAGCGCCATCAGCAGGATGGCGCTGAACGCCGCCACCGTGAAGGATGCCATCAGCGCGCGGAAGAAATTCAAAGCGCCGGTGATGGTGCCGACCTGCGAGCGCGCCACCGCGTTCTGGATCGATACCACGCTGACCGGAAACACGGTGCCGAGCCCGACCGCAAACAGCGAGAGCAGTACCAACAGCGCCCAGAGCGGCGGCATGGTCGCCGCCGTCAGCGCGCAGCCCATCAGGGTCGCGAACGACGTGCCGATGATCGCAACGCGCTTGTAATGCTTGGCATGCATCAGGGTCCGGCCGGCGATCGCCGCGCCCCCGGTCGAAATCGCCGCCAGCGGAATCAGCGCCAGCCCCGCTTCGCTGGCCGTGAGATGATAGACCACCTCGTAATAGAGCGGCAGATGCACTGTCAGCCCGATCATCGCGCCGAGCCCGAAGCCGCCGGCGGCCATCGCATAGGGCACCACCGTTCCGCCGAGCAGCGAGGTCGGCAGAAATGGCTCTTCGGCCCGTCCGGCTTGCCACACGAAAGCCAGCGCCAGCGCGACCGACGCGCCGAGCATCGCCATGATCGTCGGCGACAGCCAGAGATAGCGGTTGCCGCCCCAGGTCAGCACCAGCATGAACACCACCGCAGACGCCATCAGCAGCACGCCGCCGAGCCAGTCGATCTTGCGCCGGCGGTGAAAGGTCGGGATCTTTGCCATCTTCGGCAGCAGCATCGCAAGCGAGACGAGCCCGAGCGGCACGTTGATCCAGAAGATCATCGACCAGTGCAGATGTTCGGCGAACAGGCCGCCGAGCACCGGCCCGCCGATACCGGCCGCCATCCAGACGCCGCTGAAATAGGCCTGATACTGGCCGCGCTCGCGCGGGCTGACCACGTCGGAAATCACGGTCTGCACCACCGGCATGATGCCGCCGCCGCCGAGCCCCTGCAGGCCCCGCGCCAGAATCAGGATCGGCATGTTCGGCGCCAGCGCGCACAGGATCGAGCCCGCGATGAACAGCGCCAGCGAGGCGATGATCATGACGCGGCGGCCATAGATGTCGCTGAGCGTGCCGAATACGGGCGCCACCGCGGTCGAGGCCAGAAGATAGGCCGTGATCACCCATGACAGGCTGGAGACATCCTGGAATTGCCGGCCGATGGTCGGCAGCGCGGTCGCGACGATGGTCTGGTCGAGGGCGGCCAGGAACATTGTCAGCAACAGGCTCATCAGGATGGTGCGGACCTCGCTCGGCGTCAGCGGCGCCTTCGGGGTGATCGGCGGCGCATCGGAGAGTTCGATCACTTCCGTAGGCAACCGCGAAATCTCGCTGGCGAGCGGTTCGGGCAATGTCTGTTGGCCGGCAGGGTGACGGCTCTGCCGTTCATACTTGTTCATGTCGTGCGTATTTTTACCGCGCGGCGCAATGCCGTGATGGAATCGTTCTATCGATCAGTATCTAGAGGGGAAATCCGTTCTGCGGCAGCGGGTTGCGCGCATGGGTGCGTCCCGCCAACGGACATTCGCAATCGCGTGATCGAAATTCAGGATTGCGGCCGCTTTTTCAGCCGCGCCCGCTTCGGCAACAGCGCCGGCCATTGCACGATGTGATCTTCGAGGTCGGCATCGGCGATCTCGTTCTCGGTGCCCTGCACCCGCCCGCGGACGGAGACGCCGGCTTCATGCACGGTATTGGGATCGCCCGAAATCAGCGGATGCCACCAATAGAGGTCGCGGCCCTCGGCCACCAGCCGGTAGCCGCAACTCGGCGGCAGCCAGTTCAGGGTGCGGACGTTTTCCGGCGTCAACCTGACGCAGTCCGGAACCTTGTCGGAGCGGTTCGCATAGTCCTTGCAGGCGCACAGCCCTGAATCCAGCAATTTGCAGGAGACATGGGTGAAATAGATCTTGCCGGTATCCTCGTCTTCGAGCTTTTCCAGGCAGCAGCGCGCGCAGCCGTCGCACAGGCTTTCCCATTCGACGTTGGACATCTCTTCCAACGTCTTGGTTTTCCAGAAGAATCCCTCCTGGGCGGAGGGCGGTTTGGGCGGTGCGGTCATGGGTTCCGGCGATTCGGACGGCGATCAGTGAATTCGATCTAGGGGTTAGCACGGTAACGCCGCAAGTGGGGTGGTTCGCGGTTGCAAAAAAGCCCGTGGGCAGCATTAGCCCTGTCGATCAAAATCGCAGCGCGACCATTGGTTTATCGCGCCCGCTCGGATAGAACAAAAGCGAGTCCCCTAAGGCCGCAACAAGCGCCTTGGGTTTGCCGCAACATTCCCGCAAGACGTCTCGACCGCGCCCTCGAAGGGTGCTCGAACGCTTTCGAACCGACCAAGGGTCAAGGTCCCGGTGCGCAAGATCATCCCAGACCAATGGAAAAGACGGCTCAATAATTTCCGTCTCGATCTGGACGCGCGCTTCGACTCGGCGCTGTTCTCCTCGCTGCGGGGCACCCGTGAGCTCTATGAGCGTTACTCGACCTTCATGGACCGCTTCTATGTCGGGCGCTGGAAACGCTGGGTCTTCATCGAGCCGTTGTCGGAAGCCGCTACCATCGGGCTCGGCGGGCTGATCCTGATGCTGGCGCTCGCCGTGCCGGCCTTTCGCGAAACCGCCGACGAGGACTGGCTGAAAAAATCCGACCTCGCGGTGAGCTTCCTCGATCGCTACGGCAACCCGATCGGCAGCCGCGGCATCAAGCACAATGATTCGATTCCGCTGGAGGATTTTCCGGACAATCTGATCAAGGCGACGCTTGCGACCGAAGACCGGCGCTTCTACGAGCATTTCGGCATCGACATCGCCGGCACCGCACGCGCGCTGGTGACCAACGCGCAGGCCGGCGGCGTCCGGCAAGGCGGCTCCTCGATCACCCAGCAGCTCGCCAAGAACCTGTTCCTCAACAACGAGCGCACCATCGAGCGCAAGGTCAAGGAAGCCTTCCTCGCGATCTGGCTGGAGACGCGGCTTTCCAAGAACGAGATTCTCAAACTCTATCTCGACCGCGCCTATATGGGCGGCGGCACCTTCGGCGTCGACGGCGCGGCGCATTTCTATTTCAACAAGTCGGTGCGCGACGTCAATCTGGCGGAAGCCGCGATGCTGGCGGGCCTGTTCAAGGCACCGACCAAATTCGCGCCCCATATCAACCTGCCCGCCGCGCGCGCCCGCGCCAACGTGGTGCTCGACAATCTGGTCGACGCCGGCTTCATGACCGAGGGCCAGGTGTTCGGCGCGCGGCGCAATCCGGCGACCGCGGTCGATCGCCGCGACGAGAATTCGCCGAACTATTATCTCGACTGGGCGTTCGACGAGATGCGCAAGCTGGTCGACACATTTCCAAGGTCCTACAATGAGCGCGTGTTCGTGGTCCGCACCGCGATCGACATGAACGTGCAGCGCGCCGCCGAAGAAGCCATCGAAAACCAGCTGCGCCAATTCGGCCGCGATTATCATGCGACGCAAGCCGCAACCGTGGTGGCCGATCTCGACGGCGGGGTCCGCGCCATGGTCGGCGGGCGCGACTATGGCGCCAGCCAGTTCAACCGCGCCGTGGACGCCTACCGGCAGCCCGGTTCCTCGTTCAAGCCCTATGTCTACTCGACCGCGCTGATGAACGGCTTCAAGCCGACCTCGATCGTGGTCGACGGTCCGGTGTGCATCGGCAATTGGTGTCCGCAGAATTACGGCCACTCCTATTCGGGCGCGGTGACGCTGACGCAGGCGATCACCCGGTCGATCAACGTCGTTCCCGTCAAACTGTCGATTGCAATCGGCGGCAAGGGCGGGCCGAAGGCCGGCCGCGCCAAGATCGTGGAAGTGGCGCGCCGCTTCGGCATCAAGGCGCCGCTGCCGGATACGCCCTCGCTGCCGATCGGCGCCGACGAAGTCACCGTGATCGAACACGCGGTCGCCTATGCGACGTTCCCCAACAAGGGCAGATCGGTCACCCCGCATGCCGTGCTGGAAGTCCGCACCGGCGCCGGGGATCTGGTCTGGCGTTTTG is drawn from Bradyrhizobium lablabi and contains these coding sequences:
- a CDS encoding response regulator, which codes for MSVLVLVVDDEPDVEALFRQQFRRDLRAQRFVMDFAMSAADALARIANTIEQTLILILSDINMPGMTGLEMLPKVKEIRPDVPVIMITAYGDPDTKRKAIEGGAIGLLTKPIDFTLLREEIDTRLERAN
- a CDS encoding MDR family MFS transporter, encoding MNKYERQSRHPAGQQTLPEPLASEISRLPTEVIELSDAPPITPKAPLTPSEVRTILMSLLLTMFLAALDQTIVATALPTIGRQFQDVSSLSWVITAYLLASTAVAPVFGTLSDIYGRRVMIIASLALFIAGSILCALAPNMPILILARGLQGLGGGGIMPVVQTVISDVVSPRERGQYQAYFSGVWMAAGIGGPVLGGLFAEHLHWSMIFWINVPLGLVSLAMLLPKMAKIPTFHRRRKIDWLGGVLLMASAVVFMLVLTWGGNRYLWLSPTIMAMLGASVALALAFVWQAGRAEEPFLPTSLLGGTVVPYAMAAGGFGLGAMIGLTVHLPLYYEVVYHLTASEAGLALIPLAAISTGGAAIAGRTLMHAKHYKRVAIIGTSFATLMGCALTAATMPPLWALLVLLSLFAVGLGTVFPVSVVSIQNAVARSQVGTITGALNFFRALMASFTVAAFSAILLMALGADISLSGEHRGPVNSIAPADMIAAFRYVFAAATAMLAAAALCMVVMEEKPLAGPAKPVEMAE
- a CDS encoding YcgN family cysteine cluster protein, with translation MTAPPKPPSAQEGFFWKTKTLEEMSNVEWESLCDGCARCCLEKLEDEDTGKIYFTHVSCKLLDSGLCACKDYANRSDKVPDCVRLTPENVRTLNWLPPSCGYRLVAEGRDLYWWHPLISGDPNTVHEAGVSVRGRVQGTENEIADADLEDHIVQWPALLPKRARLKKRPQS
- a CDS encoding transglycosylase domain-containing protein produces the protein MRKIIPDQWKRRLNNFRLDLDARFDSALFSSLRGTRELYERYSTFMDRFYVGRWKRWVFIEPLSEAATIGLGGLILMLALAVPAFRETADEDWLKKSDLAVSFLDRYGNPIGSRGIKHNDSIPLEDFPDNLIKATLATEDRRFYEHFGIDIAGTARALVTNAQAGGVRQGGSSITQQLAKNLFLNNERTIERKVKEAFLAIWLETRLSKNEILKLYLDRAYMGGGTFGVDGAAHFYFNKSVRDVNLAEAAMLAGLFKAPTKFAPHINLPAARARANVVLDNLVDAGFMTEGQVFGARRNPATAVDRRDENSPNYYLDWAFDEMRKLVDTFPRSYNERVFVVRTAIDMNVQRAAEEAIENQLRQFGRDYHATQAATVVADLDGGVRAMVGGRDYGASQFNRAVDAYRQPGSSFKPYVYSTALMNGFKPTSIVVDGPVCIGNWCPQNYGHSYSGAVTLTQAITRSINVVPVKLSIAIGGKGGPKAGRAKIVEVARRFGIKAPLPDTPSLPIGADEVTVIEHAVAYATFPNKGRSVTPHAVLEVRTGAGDLVWRFDRDGKKPLQAIPASVASDMVGMMSHVVSEGTARRAAMDGIPTAGKTGTTNAYRDAWFVGYTGNFTCAVWYGNDDYSPTNRMTGGSLPAQTWHDIMVAAHQGVEIKDIPGYPAAGPQPPKPVASAAAAPGVPKPPEIKPGPPPVLTKRGADILVQVEKMLDDAAKTAGDPAKPAKPVSSSTIAFPDSFAAAAPVDPAAPVARKN